The DNA segment TGTGCAGGTACAGTAGCAGAGGTGATCCAGTCGGTGGTGAACGGAGCTGATGGATGCGTTTTCTGTTTCGGTCACGAAAAGCTGGGTGAGAAAATtctcattattttaaaacaggttcaattccctctggaatgatctgtttgaggaaacttgtaggtgagggatggagaatgcaggttgatgattttgatgaggaaataaatgaaatgaagtcattctcttgaattggagtaaaactttgtaattgatggtctgttataattacactgctgtctacagggttatttataaaatagtttggatttattgatggtgtgcatgtgagtgcagtgcttttatttcctgttcattttgctgcagtacagaataaatattttctatgagggaggagaaatatgctgatcaatAAACCTAAAACAGTCCAGAGGTCAAAAGCAGAAAGagagcagaacaggggtcaggaacaggaatccagagcaggcagggtgacAAGAAATAAGTCTTTGGTGTTGGGCAGCTTTGCGTGTTTATTTGTTCAGTCTACATGAAATGTATAGAATCGATTAGATTCTAAATGTGTGTTATGggagcaataaataaaaacaggaagtgtgtgatTAGCCTCTGATCTGAAGTTACGCTGTTGCTGCATTGCATCAGATAATTAATGAACCTTTGTTTCTGTAATTATCTTTTTCATTGCCATTTATTATTCACAGcttttaacagtgtgtgtgtgtgtgtgtgtgtgtgtgtgtgtgtgtgtgtgtgtgtgtgtgtgtgtgtgtgatgataatTGACTAAAATGCACTCAGGAGGATTCTTATGGACtttattaatcacacacacattaaacccTGACTGTGATTCTTTCTAATGTTAGAATGTAAGTATGTAAGCAAATGAACACTACAGGAGGAGACATTAACTGTGCTTTGgcatgatgcacacacacacacacacacacacacacacacacagtgtgttggAGGAATTTGTGCTGAAATCTGATGGAAGTCTGGGTGTGACATCCTGCAGAGCAAAGCTGTAAAGCCATCTGTCAGTGTTTatgtgcactatgtagtgtagagtgtgtggtttgggataTATCCTTGCTATCCCGAACAGGTTAtctataaattgtgtgtgtgtgtgtgtgtgtgtgtgtgtgtgtgtgtgtgtgtgtgtgtgtgtatgtgtgcgtagGGAAAACGTATACCATGATTGGGAAGGACGACTCCATGCAGAACCTGGGCATTATCCCCTGCGCTATCTCCTGGCTGTTTAAGATAATTACGGAGAGGAAGGAGAAGACTGGGGCTCGCTTCTCTGTCCGTGTCTCTGCTGTGGAGGTCTGGGGGAAAGACGAGAACCTGAAGGACCTGCTGTCTGACGTGGCTACAGGCAGTTTACAGGATGGACAGTCACCTGGAGTCTACCTGTGTGAGGATCCCATCTGTGGCATGCAGGTGAGGTCAGACTGCTGTTTCAGCCCAGACtgtgttcacacacaaacacacacgaacacacacacacacacacacacacacgcacacacacacacacacacacacacctcagggTCACTGTGAAACGCAGAGACACAGTAcagtgtgaatttgtgtgtaatgtgtgtgtttgtgtgtgtgtgtgtgtgtgtgtgtgtgtgtgtgtgtgtgtgtgtgtgtagctgcagaATCAGAGTGAGTTGCGAGCACCCACAGCAGAGAAAGCGGCGTTGTTTCTGGACGCAGCGATCGCATCGCGCTACAGCAGCCGAGTCGAGTGTGAGGAGGACGAACATCGCAACTCACACATGCTCTTCACACTCCACATCTACCAGTACCGCATGGAGAAAACCGGCAAAGGAGgaagtgagtgtctgtgtttctGAGTGTGTCCTGTTTACACAAGTGATGTCATTTTCTGTTTCTAATTATTTACTAAATCTCGACTTAACACATTtaaattacatgaaaaaaataatgtgtagaaatgtaaatGCAAGTCATAGTTCAAaattatattatgtgtgtgtgtgtgtgtgtgtgtcggtcaGTGTCCGGAGGCCGCAGTCGTCTGCACCTGATCGATTTGGGAAGCTGTGTAAAGGAGTTGACTAAACCCGGTGAAAGTGCCACGCCCACGCAGTGTTTGTCTCTCTCAGCTCTGGGGAACGTCATCCTGGCTCTCGTCAACGGTTCCAAACACATTCCCTACAAGTACGACTCCATACTCACTCCTCACTTCAACACCATCTCAATCACTCACACTGGAATTAAAGTGAAGTGATGGCCACTATGCCCATGTCATCATAGTAACCAAGAAGATGTTGAGCTCATAGTAAAATCCTCACTATCCTGAAGATATAATGGTTATCATTCTGAACATctctaattaatataaaaaatcacaataaaaccCTGAAAGTGTGGAAACGAACCTCAGAATAATtcatgtttggtttttgaagGTAAGTGAGCATGCTCAGTGGGGCCTGAGAAACAGATGCTGATTTATATTCCACATGTCCTCCATGTCTTGTCCCGTCTCGTCCCTGCTGCTCGCTGCTCTCTCGGGTTAAACGCCCGCAGCTCCGAGGCCGACAGCGTGCAGATTGTGTTTTCCTCCTCTAAGGCACATGTGATTATTTTATGCTAATTTAATTCACGTTGCAGAAGCGGTGCGTAGGTTTGAAGCCTGCATTCTGCTCCGTGCGGAGAAGAGATGAGGAGAGATGTAATTAAAGTTGGAggagattttaaatgaataaaactttGGCATAAATGAATtagaaatgcacaaaaatgtcaCTGATCTGAGTGTGATTTTAATGAGAGCTAAGCGCTCGGTGCTGTATCGTGTACGAGGGCATGTAAACACTAGGATTAAACGTCAAAgctggaaaacaaaataacgGAATGCAGACAGTGAATGAGAGTGACGCAGAGCTCAATAATGCGACACCTtgtttagacacacacacacacacacacacacacacacacacacacacacacacacaaaaacaataagctgtattaaataataatctgaGCTCATTCCGAGTGCagctcctctttttctttttcttcttaatgATTCTGAAGTGTTTAGACTCCTATTTCATGTTTCTTCTCCAGCTGGTGTTTAGGTGATGAAGGATTTTGTGGTTATTCTGTGGTTCGCAGGGACAGTAAGTTAACAATGCTGTTGCGAGAGTCGCTGGGAAACATGAACTGTCGTACCACCATGATTGCACACATCTCCTCCTCTCCCAGCCACTTCTCAGAAACACTCTCTACACTGCAGATCGCTTCTCGGGtgctgaggatgaagaagaagaagactaaaGTAAGCGTGGTACGAGCCTCAACTATATATTCTATTAGGGACAAAATAAGAAAAGTTACTgctgtttatttcctttatttcagCTGCGTCCTCTCGggattttcatattttattgtctatGTTGTTTATAAGCGTAGACTGATCAGAGATCTCagagaaaatacagatatttataGTATAGCTAAATCATTATAGTATGTAAGGAAATACCCAGAGTGAAGAGACGTCTGCAGCTTTTCTGCAGGTTGGCATATTCCTTATAACGAGTGTGAATCTGCGTTTAGGATTGAAGTTTATTCTCCAGATGTGTCTCTTGCAGCAGTACACGTCTAGTTCCTCTGGTGGAGAAAGCTCATGTGAGGAGGGAAGAATGAGGCGTCCGACTCAGCTCCGAAACATACACTCCAGGAACGTCGGAGACTCTGAAATACCACTGCTTCACATTTCCAGTGACCCAGATGACTATTCAAGCAGCGAGCAGTCCTGCGACACCGTAATCTATGTAGGTCCAAATGGTTCGTCGCTTTCGGACAAAGAGCTCACGGATAACGAAGGTCCTCCGGAGTTTGTGCCCATCATCCCATCTATACATAAAAGTAAGTGTGACCAAGGCATGCTAGCACAGCCGGCTCAGTCAGCTGACTCTCTCATCCAGCCTGCTCAGTCCATTCAGACTCTTCACCCTCAGACTCTTCCACCTGTACCTGAAGAAACCACagagtccagcaagcaggagaaaGATTGTCTCAAATGCAACACGTTTGCTGAGCTGCAGGAGCGATTGGAATGCATTGACGGCAGCGAAGAGGTAAACAAGTTTCCTTTTGAAGAAGTTCCAGCCAGCAGATTTAAGAAAATGGAGCCCCTTCCACCTTGTACCACTACAAGTTCTCCCAAGAGGATCTCTAATGATCAACAACTGGAGGAGATCCGTGAAGTGGTGGAGGAAGCAGAGATTGCACAGTCCATTATAGAAAGTCTGACAAAGTCTACAATAAACGCTCTTTCTAGCAGTCGAAGTGTAACTGGAGGTAGTGGAGTTGGACAGCTCACGTCTCTTCAAAGGGCCAACAGCTCCAGTCTTCATAACAGCAGGGAGTCCATTAGTGGAGGAAGCAGCAGTGACAGCAAACCTCGTCCCATGGGTTCTCCCAGGCTTGGTATCGCTAGCTTGACAAAAACATCAGAATACAAACCTCCCTCGTCCCCTTCTCAGCGCTGCAAAGTGTACACTCAGAAAGGAGTAATGCCCAGTACACCTCCACATTCCTCACAAAACCTCTACAGAGATTCAGGAAAGTCATCCACTGAGTCATTGCTCCAGGCTTCAGATTTTAGAACATCTCCTGTTGGCATGGGTCCTCAGGTACTGAAGCGCTCATCTTCCTCCAACAGTTTAGGATCAGTGGACACGCTGTGTGACGATGTTCCTCAACTACCTCTGGACAATAAGAACAGCACCTCAGTCACCTTGCAGCAGTTCTTGGAGCCACAGGGCGAGGATGAGTTGCTTTTTACCCTGGTCGAGGAGCTCACAGTCAATGGTATCATGGAGAATGGTAGGCCTACCAGCATTATCAGCTTCAATAGCGACTGCTCAGTTCAAGCTCTTGCATCAGGTTCAAGGCCCATCAGCATCATCAGCAGCGTGAGTGAAGATATGAAGTGTACCAATGCAGCCTCCACTACCACTGCCAACATCTCAGAAGCCAACATCGCTAAATTGATGCCGCTCAGCAAGGAGGAAGGAGCCGTAATTATAAGCCAGTGGTCATCAAGCAGATCTTGGCTGACCGAAATGAGCACAGAAAGTGCTGAAGAGCAATCTTGCCATAGTTTTGTTAAACAACAATGCGTTGGGCAGGCTGAGGGACTAGCTGAGTCTCAGATTCTGGAAATAAATGAGGAAGAGGGAAACAAAGAGCTCACAAAAGAGAACGAGGAGGatcaaaatgttttctgtgaaaCTTCTGCCAAAATGTCTCCAACGCcaacaaaaacaacagtcacCATTTCCAATGTTCGGTCATTATGCACATTTAGCAGCTTCTCCCATAACAAAACGTATAAAACTGCCCAGCCTTGTTTCAATCCAATGATTCTTGATCCAACAACCAAAATCCCTTCTGTCAATGATCCCAGATCTCCACCAGCTCCTCTCTCAAGTGAGATCATCTTTGATGATCCTTGGATGAAAAGGGATTCCTCCAAACCTGAGGAAAATTTCTGTGAAAAGCTCAAGAAAGGAACATCTGATTCTATGAAGAACAAaagtgtgtttgacagaaacagtTCCAGCAGATGTGAGGCAGCAGGTTCTCCTGATTCGTTCCGGAGGGTTGTAGATGGTTGTGAAATGGTTCTAAATACTTCAGAAAGCatcacacctgttttttcaGCGAACATCCTCAGGACTGGCAGCCTTCCTAGAGCATGGCATTGTCTAAACAAGCAGAATGATCTGGATGATTCTTCCATTTGCTACACAAGTGGAGAATATAAAATTCTTGGAGTTACTACGTCCACTCCCTGCAGTCCACTAGCCacactggagcggagaggaTCATCTGGAAGACAAGGGCTCTTTACTCGTCCAAAAGGAGCACCACCTTTACCCCCTGTGAGGAAGTCAAGTCTTGACCAGAGGAACCGAGCCAGTCCCCAACACAATTCGACAAGTAACCATGGTCCAAACTTGCACTTATCCTTCTTGGGCAGCACACCAGAAGATCTGGGTGTAAATGGAAAACAAACAGGACAGAACTTTGAGAGTAGCAGACTTTTTAGTGCCAAACTCGAGCTTTTAGCAAACAGAACCAACTCTCTGGGAAGATCTCAGGGTGCCCATTATGATTGTTGTTCCctggagagaggggagagactGATGCTGGTTGGATCTAAAGCAGCTGTAGTGAAAGACAGCACCATGCCCCGGGTTGGGAGAAGCCTGACACGTAACTCTGCCTCCTCTCCGACCAATGGACCAAACTGCATCTCCAGCGTAACACATTCCCCCAAATCAAGCCAAACCAAAATCTCAGCTGTTACCAAACTCCTCATGGCCAGTCCCAAGTCTCGAAGCCTTTCCACGTCTAGCACCAAGACCTTGAGCTTTTCCACCAAATCTCTTCCACAGTCAGTAAACCGGAGCTCCAGCCTGCCCCCTAATGGAAAGAACCCAAACCCCAATTCCTGGTCAACACAGTCACTTAGCCGTACCAGGGGATCAGGAATTGCCTCCAAGCTGCCTCTTAGAGCTGTAAATGGACGCATTTCAGAACTTCTGCATGGCAGTGCTGGTCCAGCTGGTCTTGCACGAGGTACATGCAACACAGAGGAAAAAGCAGGACCAGTCCAGGGTGCAGAAAAGCCAGTGGTCCACACGTTACCATCCCCTTACAGTAAGATCACTGCTCCAAGGAGACCACATCGCTGCAGCAGTGGCCATGCTAGTGACAACAGCAGCGTGTTGAGTGGAGAACTGCCTCCAGCCATGGGGAAAACTGCCCTCTTCTACCACAGCGGGGGCAGCAGTGGCTACGAGAGCATGATACGTGACAGTGAGGCCACCGGGAGTGCTTCTTCAACTCAGGACTCTATGAGTGATAATAGCAGCTCAGTTAGTGGACGGAGGAGTCTGAAAAACGCAAAGAAAAGGAACAATACGGGTAAGAAATCAAAAAACTCTTAACTAGAGCTTCTTCTAGCCATGAGACCCTTAAAGTCGTATATCTTCTCTCCAAACACCCCACCTCCAGACCTGTGTTCTAGATTTCATTACACACATAAGGCTTATagtgcacgcacgcacacagacacacagacacacacacacacacacacacacacactccagcagATCCCTATATGGTCAGTGAGAAGTAGCTCCATGATGCATTTTTAGTCTTATTTAATATCTcgaaaattacatttaaacagaatCCACAGGTTTTGCAAGCACCACCCACGCTCTCCTGGCTCAGTGTTTATGATAAAGATCTTGAAATAAACAGACTTTTAGTTGTCAAAAAGGATTGTGGGTGGTCTCTCATTATTTAGTGCCCCACTCCTCCTCCACTTTACCTCGGGGCAAAAACATTTTCCTGCATTTCCCTGTGCTGCGATTTCTGTTCTGCCTGTGATTTTAACCCTGTGTGTGCCGAGCGTCTGGGAAACTACACTctatatgtttttattcaaaacaatttattaatttagatTATAAATATGGCTTTCAGGTCATTTAGCAGTGTGAGGAACAAAATGGGAATGTTGGTGAAAATCCTGCTGCATagtaaaataagaataaaactaGACTCTGCGGCTGAAATGTGCACTACAGGATGAGGAACAGCAGAAAAGCAGATTAATAATCATGTTCTTAAACGCTTGAGTGATCAGGTGTGCAGGAGCCAAACCACAGAGAGAGCGGAACACACATTTGCCCAGATCACTACTGGTGTAGGCTGTGTTCCAAATTGAGTTTTAATGATCCAACAAAGCTATTGAGAATCTTACGATTAGTGCAAGTTGGCCTGCATCAACACACAATGAGGCGAAAAGCCAAACATCTCCCTGTAGTGCACTAGATGTGCTGCAGGATGCACTAATCCAGCTCCAATAAAGGGCACTAATGCTAATCGATGGAAAGCTGAATGGCTCACTCTAGTGCACTACTTAGGGCTTTGCATGCGGTTTATCTAGAGCTTAATCCTAGTGTTTAATCTACCACactttgtaataaaaatttttctttaaaaatatttttttgaggATAAGAAATCCCATGCTTTTCTCCAAATGTATTCACGCTTTGTAGTGCACTACATACAGTATGGACATAAGATTACCTGCATGAGCTTTATTAGTTTCTTTGGTTGGAATAATTAGCATGTCTGCTAAGAAAATTGTGACTTTCTTTTCTCCCTTAGGCACCCAGAGAAGGCGCCTCATTCCCAATTTGACCCTTGACCCCACAACCCCAGTAAGGAAGCCAATCCTGAGCCCTGGAGTTCGCTGGGTTGATGGTCCACTTCGCCCCCCTCAGAGGGGTGTGGCCGAACCTTTCGAGATTAAAGTTTATGAGATCGATGATGTGGAGCGTCTGCAGAGGAGGAGGACAGCCGGCAGTAAGGTCACAAAACCTTTATTatctttcatattttatttgcattttctcCTCACAATTTCCACTTTCTGTTTGTCAAGTGATGTTTTGCCACTATATTGTTGTTATCAGTGCACTCTCTAGGCGTATGTGTACTATGTACTAAGTGGGTGATTTAAGACTGAGCTCTATTTCATGGCAGGGATGTAAACAAGTTCTTTTTCTGATTCTAGGGTGTGGTATATTTCAGTGCTAAGCTAAAGATTTTGGAGCACCGACAGCAGAGGATTTTAGAAATACGAACAAAATACGACTGGTTGAAAAAAGAACTAGAACAAACCAAACAGCATCTAATGCTGGAGCCTGAGAAGTGGACCTCCGAGTGTGAGTcaatttatcaataaataaatcatcattatattttacttttaactttCACTTTCTTTGCATTTCATACACAGCTCAAATGACGTTCTGGTGGAATATAATGACTCTGAACAAATAGAGTATATTGAATGCAGCAGGCATCATTTTCAGGGTCCAGGCTCCCAGTCTGTGAGCTGCATGGTGTTTTGAACATGGACAGTGGTGGAATGGATGTGATCTGGTGGAGATTGGACATCATTTTGAGGAGGAGTAGCTAAAAAAGCAGTTAGATGTAAAAACTGATAGCATGTTACTGtaatattttgttattgtaattTGTTACACAGCCTCAGGTCATGGTCCTAATGATGCCTACCAAGTTTTGTGTCAGTGTATAAGGTGTTGCTGAGATAAAGCGTCATGGACTGTTTGGTGGCTTCATTGTTAGATTTACTTTGCACATTCCAGGAAAACTATTAGGAGAATTCACAAATGATTTAATAAGTTTTGATGTAAGCCAAAATTAGTGATTGGACATAGTTGTAGTAAAAATATCTTTCGACAAGATGGTCCCCTTGGATTTCAGATGTTGGTGTGGGTTCATAGCCTGCTCTAGGGTATTATAGGGTATTTACTGAACAGTCACagaaatttttaattaaacccAATTTGCCCCAAATTTGGTCAGAATGTTTCTTAAACTGTTTTCAAGCAATGTGCCAAATTACACAACTTTTTAACAAAAGGTTTTAAAGCTGTTATAGACACACCTTACAGAAGAATAactaagaagaagaaaaggttaaataataatagtgtgcCTACACAACTTCTGTGCTCGGCTTTCTCTAcaaactgaataaatatgtccaaaaaaatgaaagaacatattgagaaattgtgtgtgtgtgtgtgtgtgtgtgtgtgtgtttccctcAGTTGATGTGGAGCCAGTATTCGAGGTGGACTCTCTAGAGTATTTGGAGGCTCTGGAATTCATCACACAGCGCCTGGAGAATCGAGTTAACTTTTGTAAGGCCCACCTGATGATGGTCACATGCTTCGACATCACATGTCGCAGACGGTAACCATGCAAGAGAAGAAAGTGTctgcagtaataataataagggtGAATTGGAGACAGGAAGTCAATCAGATAAACAAAAGTGAATTTGTTGTAATGTTGGTTTTCTGGGTAATAAACAAATCAGAGACTGTAACACACTTTTATTTCGCAATCAGAGTTtaagtaattatttattaatcagcCGTGTCACATGACctgggctgtgtcccaaatacTAGCTGACTTATTAGCTAGCAAATTTACATGTTTAAGTCTTTAATTGTAACTGAGAAAAAACCCTCATATAGACGTGTCAATCCGGACCACTCCCAAATCTCCCACAGGAC comes from the Silurus meridionalis isolate SWU-2019-XX chromosome 8, ASM1480568v1, whole genome shotgun sequence genome and includes:
- the kif26ba gene encoding kinesin-like protein KIF26B isoform X2, with the protein product MRGDLVDLSMSSVNGNKERSGRNRKHTMMDCSPTKSASFSPDSWYRKACEESRSGCRPVPEGARSVPGSSGAPSPGSGTSSPGSFSSSPGTVSPGIGTSSPGSLGGSPGFGTGSPASGSGSSPGSERGTWCDTCTGRLVELKRQAAKLLLPGPYSSKDPSLSLLLHDKLQIPSSPRKAWNEHEGRCEICFTHLSQLKQEAMRLVLTCDVSPGSPPSLTSLVGTRSHIPGSTPPHLPGSYHAVTPSSSSNGALLASSVSLTSNATTASVSSASISSPHYTKHGTKPNTLGVERKSSSPAHSQSENTWSPAHLSRSNGVTLFPYQISDSNIECISEAGLNRCNTDRQAPPPNLPTTAPSTGASAAASFFARAAQKLNLSSKKKKQKPTPTAPLAPPLFPTHFSGILQVTPPPAPPCLLRAVSKVRDNPGLGKVKVMLRVCAVSHAESSSFLKVDSRKKQVIIMDPVSNSASQQNTNQKRGASTQTPPKMFTFDSAFSHDASQAEVCAGTVAEVIQSVVNGADGCVFCFGHEKLGKTYTMIGKDDSMQNLGIIPCAISWLFKIITERKEKTGARFSVRVSAVEVWGKDENLKDLLSDVATGSLQDGQSPGVYLCEDPICGMQLQNQSELRAPTAEKAALFLDAAIASRYSSRVECEEDEHRNSHMLFTLHIYQYRMEKTGKGGMSGGRSRLHLIDLGSCVKELTKPGESATPTQCLSLSALGNVILALVNGSKHIPYKDSKLTMLLRESLGNMNCRTTMIAHISSSPSHFSETLSTLQIASRVLRMKKKKTKQYTSSSSGGESSCEEGRMRRPTQLRNIHSRNVGDSEIPLLHISSDPDDYSSSEQSCDTVIYVGPNGSSLSDKELTDNEGPPEFVPIIPSIHKSKCDQGMLAQPAQSADSLIQPAQSIQTLHPQTLPPVPEETTESSKQEKDCLKCNTFAELQERLECIDGSEEVNKFPFEEVPASRFKKMEPLPPCTTTSSPKRISNDQQLEEIREVVEEAEIAQSIIESLTKSTINALSSSRSVTGGSGVGQLTSLQRANSSSLHNSRESISGGSSSDSKPRPMGSPRLGIASLTKTSEYKPPSSPSQRCKVYTQKGVMPSTPPHSSQNLYRDSGKSSTESLLQASDFRTSPVGMGPQVLKRSSSSNSLGSVDTLCDDVPQLPLDNKNSTSVTLQQFLEPQGEDELLFTLVEELTVNGIMENGRPTSIISFNSDCSVQALASGSRPISIISSVSEDMKCTNAASTTTANISEANIAKLMPLSKEEGAVIISQWSSSRSWLTEMSTESAEEQSCHSFVKQQCVGQAEGLAESQILEINEEEGNKELTKENEEDQNVFCETSAKMSPTPTKTTVTISNVRSLCTFSSFSHNKTYKTAQPCFNPMILDPTTKIPSVNDPRSPPAPLSSEIIFDDPWMKRDSSKPEENFCEKLKKGTSDSMKNKSVFDRNSSSRCEAAGSPDSFRRVVDGCEMVLNTSESITPVFSANILRTGSLPRAWHCLNKQNDLDDSSICYTSGEYKILGVTTSTPCSPLATLERRGSSGRQGLFTRPKGAPPLPPVRKSSLDQRNRASPQHNSTSNHGPNLHLSFLGSTPEDLGVNGKQTGQNFESSRLFSAKLELLANRTNSLGRSQGAHYDCCSLERGERLMLVGSKAAVVKDSTMPRVGRSLTRNSASSPTNGPNCISSVTHSPKSSQTKISAVTKLLMASPKSRSLSTSSTKTLSFSTKSLPQSVNRSSSLPPNGKNPNPNSWSTQSLSRTRGSGIASKLPLRAVNGRISELLHGSAGPAGLARGTCNTEEKAGPVQGAEKPVVHTLPSPYSKITAPRRPHRCSSGHASDNSSVLSGELPPAMGKTALFYHSGGSSGYESMIRDSEATGSASSTQDSMSDNSSSVSGRRSLKNAKKRNNTGTQRRRLIPNLTLDPTTPVRKPILSPGVRWVDGPLRPPQRGVAEPFEIKVYEIDDVERLQRRRTAGSKGVVYFSAKLKILEHRQQRILEIRTKYDWLKKELEQTKQHLMLEPEKWTSEFDVEPVFEVDSLEYLEALEFITQRLENRVNFCKAHLMMVTCFDITCRRR
- the kif26ba gene encoding kinesin-like protein KIF26B isoform X1, with the protein product MRGDLVDLSMSSVNGNKERSGRNRKHTMMDCSPTKSASFSPDSWYRKACEESRSGCRPVPEGARSVPGSSGAPSPGSGTSSPGSFSSSPGTVSPGIGTSSPGSLGGSPGFGTGSPASGSGSSPGSERGTWCDTCTGRLVELKRQAAKLLLPGPYSSKDPSLSLLLHDKLQIPSSPRKAWNEHEGRCEICFTHLSQLKQEAMRLVLTCDVSPGSPPSLTSLVGTRSHIPGSTPPHLPGSYHAVTPSSSSNGALLASSVSLTSNATTASVSSASISSPHYTKHGTKPNTLGVERKSSSPAHSQSENTWSPAHLSRSNGVTLFPYQISDSNIECISEAGLNRCNTDRQAPPPNLPTTAPSTGASAAASFFARAAQKLNLSSKKKKQKPTPTAPLAPPLFPTHFSGILQVTPPPAPPCLLRAVSKVRDNPGLGKVKVMLRVCAVSHAESSSFLKVDSRKKQVIIMDPVSNSASQQNTNQKRGASTQTPPKMFTFDSAFSHDASQAEVCAGTVAEVIQSVVNGADGCVFCFGHEKLGKTYTMIGKDDSMQNLGIIPCAISWLFKIITERKEKTGARFSVRVSAVEVWGKDENLKDLLSDVATGSLQDGQSPGVYLCEDPICGMQLQNQSELRAPTAEKAALFLDAAIASRYSSRVECEEDEHRNSHMLFTLHIYQYRMEKTGKGGMSGGRSRLHLIDLGSCVKELTKPGESATPTQCLSLSALGNVILALVNGSKHIPYKDSKLTMLLRESLGNMNCRTTMIAHISSSPSHFSETLSTLQIASRVLRMKKKKTKVSVQYTSSSSGGESSCEEGRMRRPTQLRNIHSRNVGDSEIPLLHISSDPDDYSSSEQSCDTVIYVGPNGSSLSDKELTDNEGPPEFVPIIPSIHKSKCDQGMLAQPAQSADSLIQPAQSIQTLHPQTLPPVPEETTESSKQEKDCLKCNTFAELQERLECIDGSEEVNKFPFEEVPASRFKKMEPLPPCTTTSSPKRISNDQQLEEIREVVEEAEIAQSIIESLTKSTINALSSSRSVTGGSGVGQLTSLQRANSSSLHNSRESISGGSSSDSKPRPMGSPRLGIASLTKTSEYKPPSSPSQRCKVYTQKGVMPSTPPHSSQNLYRDSGKSSTESLLQASDFRTSPVGMGPQVLKRSSSSNSLGSVDTLCDDVPQLPLDNKNSTSVTLQQFLEPQGEDELLFTLVEELTVNGIMENGRPTSIISFNSDCSVQALASGSRPISIISSVSEDMKCTNAASTTTANISEANIAKLMPLSKEEGAVIISQWSSSRSWLTEMSTESAEEQSCHSFVKQQCVGQAEGLAESQILEINEEEGNKELTKENEEDQNVFCETSAKMSPTPTKTTVTISNVRSLCTFSSFSHNKTYKTAQPCFNPMILDPTTKIPSVNDPRSPPAPLSSEIIFDDPWMKRDSSKPEENFCEKLKKGTSDSMKNKSVFDRNSSSRCEAAGSPDSFRRVVDGCEMVLNTSESITPVFSANILRTGSLPRAWHCLNKQNDLDDSSICYTSGEYKILGVTTSTPCSPLATLERRGSSGRQGLFTRPKGAPPLPPVRKSSLDQRNRASPQHNSTSNHGPNLHLSFLGSTPEDLGVNGKQTGQNFESSRLFSAKLELLANRTNSLGRSQGAHYDCCSLERGERLMLVGSKAAVVKDSTMPRVGRSLTRNSASSPTNGPNCISSVTHSPKSSQTKISAVTKLLMASPKSRSLSTSSTKTLSFSTKSLPQSVNRSSSLPPNGKNPNPNSWSTQSLSRTRGSGIASKLPLRAVNGRISELLHGSAGPAGLARGTCNTEEKAGPVQGAEKPVVHTLPSPYSKITAPRRPHRCSSGHASDNSSVLSGELPPAMGKTALFYHSGGSSGYESMIRDSEATGSASSTQDSMSDNSSSVSGRRSLKNAKKRNNTGTQRRRLIPNLTLDPTTPVRKPILSPGVRWVDGPLRPPQRGVAEPFEIKVYEIDDVERLQRRRTAGSKGVVYFSAKLKILEHRQQRILEIRTKYDWLKKELEQTKQHLMLEPEKWTSEFDVEPVFEVDSLEYLEALEFITQRLENRVNFCKAHLMMVTCFDITCRRR